A window of Streptosporangiales bacterium contains these coding sequences:
- the argB gene encoding acetylglutamate kinase yields the protein MSRDRATALAKAGTLIEALPWLQRFHDKTVVVKYGGHAMTDEKLRASFAEDLVFLRYAGIRPVVVHGGGPQINAHLEKLGVPTQFAGGLRVTTPETMDVVRMVLVGQVNRDLVGLVNGHGPFAVGMSGEDANLFIAKKRTALVDGEEVDLGQVGEVTEVHPGAVKSLLDDGRIPVVSSIARGLDGTVYNVNADTAAAALAVGLGARKLVVLTDVEGLYGDWPNSTEVISSLTADELAKLLPDLDAGMLPKMEACLHAVQGGVARAHVLDGRLEHALLLEVFTDEGIGTMVTSTGGDA from the coding sequence ATGAGCAGAGACCGCGCCACCGCGCTGGCCAAGGCCGGCACCCTCATCGAGGCACTGCCGTGGCTGCAGCGCTTCCACGACAAGACGGTCGTGGTGAAGTACGGCGGCCACGCGATGACCGACGAGAAGCTGCGGGCGTCGTTCGCCGAGGACCTGGTGTTCCTGCGGTACGCGGGCATCCGGCCGGTCGTAGTGCACGGCGGCGGGCCGCAGATCAACGCGCACCTGGAGAAGCTCGGCGTGCCCACGCAGTTCGCCGGCGGGCTGCGGGTCACCACGCCTGAGACCATGGACGTGGTGCGGATGGTCCTTGTCGGTCAGGTCAACCGCGACCTGGTGGGCCTGGTCAACGGGCACGGCCCGTTCGCCGTCGGCATGTCGGGCGAGGACGCCAACCTGTTCATCGCGAAGAAGCGCACCGCGCTCGTGGACGGCGAGGAGGTCGACCTCGGCCAGGTCGGCGAGGTGACCGAGGTGCACCCGGGCGCCGTGAAGAGCCTGCTCGACGACGGCCGCATCCCCGTGGTGTCGAGCATCGCCCGCGGCCTCGACGGCACCGTGTACAACGTGAACGCGGACACCGCGGCGGCCGCGCTGGCCGTCGGCCTCGGGGCGCGCAAGCTCGTCGTGCTGACCGACGTCGAGGGCCTCTACGGGGACTGGCCGAACTCGACCGAGGTGATCTCGTCGCTGACGGCGGACGAGCTGGCGAAGCTGCTGCCCGACCTGGATGCCGGCATGCTGCCGAAGATGGAAGCATGCCTGCATGCCGTACAGGGTGGTGTGGCGCGCGCACACGTACTCGACGGCCGCCTCGAGCACGCGCTGCTGCTCGAGGTCTTCACCGACGAAGGGATCGGCACGATGGTGACCTCGACAGGAGGCGACGCATGA